One genomic window of Methanomassiliicoccales archaeon includes the following:
- the glpK gene encoding glycerol kinase GlpK, with protein MADYVGAIDQGTTGTRFVVFNKEGEMISSAYEEHTQIFPRPGWVEHNPVEIWQKTRKVMREALDARRLEASQLSALGVTNQRETTVIWDRKTGNPIYNAIVWQCRRTADICESLVADGHSEVFSEKTGLILDPYFSGTKIKWILQNVPGAMKRAINGELMFGNMDTWLIWNLTGQHVTDPSNASRTLLFDISVCEWDQELLEVLGIPEAILPEVRPSSDPETYGNVLEEVEGFSMPVCGDLGDQQAALFGQTCFEPGEAKNTYGTGSFMLENTGTERVSSSKGLLTTVAYKIGDQRVCYALEGSIFITGAAVQWLRDGLRIIVNAAETEKMASCVQDSGGVYFVPAFVGLGAPYWDPYARGTIVGITRGTQREHIVRATLESICFQTRDVAETMQADSGIELRSLRVDGGATKNNFLCQLQSDILGVQVLRPTIQETTALGAAYAAGLASGFWEDLDELKDNWIIDRTFEPSMKFGKREFLYENWKRAVKRAGDWVPKEER; from the coding sequence ATGGCCGATTATGTAGGTGCCATAGACCAGGGGACAACCGGGACCAGGTTCGTGGTCTTCAATAAGGAGGGTGAGATGATATCCTCCGCCTACGAGGAGCACACCCAGATTTTCCCAAGGCCGGGATGGGTCGAACATAATCCGGTGGAGATCTGGCAGAAGACCCGAAAGGTAATGAGGGAAGCCCTTGATGCCAGGCGACTTGAAGCCTCACAGCTCTCCGCCCTGGGGGTAACGAACCAGAGGGAGACCACTGTAATCTGGGATAGGAAAACCGGCAATCCAATATACAACGCAATAGTCTGGCAGTGCAGGCGAACCGCCGATATATGTGAGTCTCTAGTAGCCGATGGCCACTCAGAGGTCTTCTCTGAGAAAACGGGATTGATACTGGATCCCTACTTCTCTGGTACCAAGATCAAATGGATCTTGCAGAATGTTCCCGGGGCGATGAAGAGGGCGATCAACGGCGAGCTGATGTTCGGTAACATGGACACATGGTTGATATGGAATTTGACCGGTCAGCATGTGACGGACCCATCGAATGCCTCCAGAACCCTGCTTTTTGACATATCTGTCTGCGAGTGGGATCAGGAGCTTCTGGAGGTATTGGGCATTCCCGAGGCCATACTTCCTGAAGTGAGGCCGTCAAGCGACCCTGAGACCTACGGAAATGTGCTGGAGGAAGTGGAAGGGTTCTCTATGCCGGTTTGCGGTGATCTCGGCGACCAGCAAGCTGCTCTCTTCGGGCAGACCTGCTTCGAGCCAGGTGAGGCCAAGAACACCTACGGGACGGGCAGCTTCATGCTTGAGAACACCGGGACGGAGAGAGTCAGCTCCTCCAAGGGTCTTCTTACGACTGTGGCTTACAAGATCGGTGACCAGAGGGTATGCTACGCCCTTGAGGGTTCGATCTTCATCACCGGAGCGGCGGTCCAGTGGCTGAGGGACGGCCTGCGGATCATCGTCAACGCAGCCGAGACCGAGAAGATGGCCAGCTGTGTTCAGGATTCGGGAGGAGTTTACTTCGTCCCAGCGTTCGTCGGATTGGGAGCGCCCTACTGGGATCCCTATGCCCGGGGAACCATAGTGGGAATTACACGCGGAACACAAAGGGAGCATATCGTCCGAGCTACCTTGGAATCCATTTGTTTCCAGACCAGGGACGTGGCCGAAACCATGCAGGCCGATTCTGGTATCGAGCTAAGATCACTCCGCGTTGATGGAGGGGCCACAAAGAACAACTTCCTCTGCCAGCTTCAGTCTGATATACTTGGTGTACAAGTATTGCGCCCGACGATCCAGGAGACCACGGCTCTCGGAGCGGCCTATGCCGCCGGGCTCGCGTCTGGATTCTGGGAGGATCTGGACGAGCTCAAGGACAATTGGATAATAGACCGCACTTTCGAGCCCTCCATGAAATTCGGAAAAAGGGAGTTTCTGTACGAGAATTGGAAGAGGGCCGTCAAGCGTGCTGGGGACTG
- a CDS encoding DUF1622 domain-containing protein, protein MDSLLFELMTILSDILAVAGVLLIFYAGIMAFILFLLKESTRRTKHSDRTIRHDFTHRMILGLDFLIGADIILTVVKGSLEEVSILAVVVAIRIALTLSLIKEASEIEKFEQTN, encoded by the coding sequence ATGGATTCTCTGCTCTTCGAACTGATGACCATTCTCTCGGACATCCTTGCGGTGGCGGGGGTTCTTCTAATATTCTATGCTGGAATCATGGCGTTCATCCTTTTCTTGCTGAAGGAGTCGACGAGAAGGACCAAACACAGTGACCGAACGATAAGGCATGATTTCACTCATAGGATGATCCTCGGGCTTGACTTCCTCATCGGGGCAGACATAATCCTTACGGTGGTCAAGGGTAGCCTCGAAGAGGTCAGCATACTGGCAGTGGTAGTGGCCATTAGGATAGCTCTTACCCTTTCATTGATCAAAGAGGCTAGTGAGATAGAGAAATTCGAGCAAACGAATTGA
- a CDS encoding SCP2 sterol-binding domain-containing protein codes for MVVKESIQQMIDKFHSKVEKDEKMREELSGIVKKVNIDLGSEKYSFILDNGRVHSFQDGLLDDADIKLISDPETMEGVISRKIKPMKALALRKLRVKGDIEDLMRFKKFF; via the coding sequence ATGGTAGTAAAGGAATCTATTCAGCAGATGATCGACAAGTTCCACTCAAAGGTCGAGAAGGACGAGAAGATGAGGGAGGAACTGTCTGGAATCGTCAAGAAGGTGAACATCGACCTTGGGAGTGAGAAATACTCCTTCATACTGGATAATGGGAGGGTCCATTCATTCCAAGATGGATTGCTGGATGATGCGGATATCAAGTTGATATCCGACCCAGAGACCATGGAGGGGGTCATTTCCCGAAAGATAAAACCCATGAAGGCGCTTGCACTCCGGAAGCTTAGGGTGAAGGGTGATATCGAGGACCTAATGCGTTTCAAAAAGTTCTTCTGA